From Gimesia panareensis, the proteins below share one genomic window:
- the tilS gene encoding tRNA lysidine(34) synthetase TilS: MNEFVSAVQLGWRACEQRMAAENSPLPDISPPAGQGSGTLIAVSGGADSMALLRALLEWNLSAENDCLTGPLVIAHLNHGLRGADSDADADWLEETCQAFSLPCVIEKQELMIQQEGTSEGLEELSRKARYEFLIRTAQKYQCTRIAVAHTRDDQAETVLHHIVRGTGIAGLRGIPRIRLLAENLYLVRPLLDCSREEVVQYLKQCGQTFRTDASNADPRFTRNRIRHQLLPLLKAEFNPAVVQALQRLSQQAEEVTAVISEDVARILQRATLDQNRDTWRLDCDQLVEVPDYLVKQCFLKIWQEMHWSRKRMGFDHWQRLLELTRDGQKIHLPDQIEAERRERLLILRKLPARERA; encoded by the coding sequence ATGAATGAGTTTGTCTCAGCAGTCCAACTTGGCTGGCGCGCCTGCGAGCAGCGGATGGCCGCTGAGAACTCGCCCTTGCCAGACATTAGTCCACCTGCAGGTCAAGGCTCGGGAACCCTGATTGCCGTCTCGGGCGGGGCCGACAGCATGGCGCTATTGCGAGCGCTGCTGGAGTGGAATCTCTCTGCCGAGAATGACTGTCTGACAGGTCCGCTGGTGATTGCCCATCTGAATCATGGACTCCGGGGCGCAGACTCCGACGCGGATGCAGACTGGCTGGAAGAGACCTGCCAGGCGTTCTCACTCCCCTGCGTGATCGAAAAACAGGAGCTCATGATCCAACAGGAGGGGACCAGCGAGGGACTGGAAGAACTGAGCCGCAAGGCCCGCTATGAATTTTTGATCCGCACCGCGCAGAAGTATCAATGCACGCGGATTGCAGTCGCCCACACCCGTGACGACCAGGCGGAAACCGTATTACATCACATTGTCCGCGGCACCGGAATCGCCGGTCTGCGGGGCATTCCCCGGATCCGGTTACTGGCGGAAAACCTGTATCTCGTGCGTCCCCTGCTCGACTGCAGCCGCGAAGAGGTCGTCCAATATCTCAAGCAATGCGGGCAGACATTTCGTACGGATGCGTCCAATGCTGACCCGCGATTTACCCGCAATCGCATTCGTCATCAGTTATTGCCATTATTGAAAGCAGAATTCAATCCCGCCGTCGTGCAGGCGCTGCAGCGTCTGTCTCAACAGGCAGAGGAAGTGACCGCCGTGATCTCTGAAGATGTCGCGCGGATTTTACAGCGTGCAACCCTCGATCAGAACCGCGACACCTGGCGGCTGGATTGTGATCAACTGGTCGAGGTCCCCGATTATCTGGTGAAACAGTGTTTTCTCAAAATCTGGCAGGAGATGCACTGGTCGCGGAAGCGGATGGGCTTCGATCACTGGCAGCGGCTGCTGGAATTGACCCGCGACGGCCAGAAAATTCACCTGCCCGACCAGATTGAAGCGGAACGACGGGAACGACTGCTGATTCTGCGTAAGCTGCCCGCTCGAGAACGTGCCTGA